One stretch of Janibacter limosus DNA includes these proteins:
- the mobF gene encoding MobF family relaxase — translation MRVISAGDGYKYLLRTVAAADGDRSFSTPLTRYYAEAGTPPGQWLGSGVASLGSGQLAVGGRVSEAQLQLLMGMGRDPITGDPLGLAFPAYKSASERIEARIADLDPTMSPGAMGDAVAQIQAEETERGTRRAVAGFDFTFSIPKSASVLWAVADAGTQALIGEAHHGAVAEVVAFMEREVAATRTGATAGDGAVAQVDVTGLIATAFDHFDSRAGDPHLHTHVVISNKVQTALDGKWRSLDGRPMHAAVVALSELHEAVFADHMTRTFGVEWEARDRGRDRSPAWAISGVPEELVAEFSTRARHIDSETDRLIADYVSKHGRRPPPATILKLRAQATLSTRPDKEVRSLADLATEWRSRATDVLGRDATTWARNLTNNNGSLLLRADDVPLEIIEGLGTAVVEIVGEKRSTWRRWNLMAEASRQTMHWRFVSMRDREAIVGMIADAAEQASLRLTPPDLATSPAALRRVDGTSVFRPKHSTVFSSELLLAAEDRLLDRSRTLTAPTVSVGSVEKVTSRPDAEDRMLSEDQADALMKIAVSGRVLDVLVGPAGAGKTTAMNALRRAWEVEHGRGSVVGLAPSAVAAQVLADDLGIQTENTAKWWHNHLVHGTSFDAGQLVVIDEASLAGTLSLDRITRLAERAGAKVLLVGDFAQLQSVDAGGAFNLLVADRNDAPELVDVHRFTNAWEKTASLALRHGRTAVIGTYLDHDRIRGGEADLMTDAAYSAWRADRDLGLASVLVAETRDQATALNTRVRADLVLDGTLMPGAEVELADGTMAGAGDTIITRRNNRRLRNGKDWVRNGDAWAIKDVRDDGSVTIRRTGRRFGGAIVLPAAYVAEHVDLGYAVTAHRAQGITTDTAHVLVEPTTTRENFYVSMTRGRRSNHAYVVLDRADDDHAAPHPGDNPDATAHSVLYGVLQHVGAELSANETITNEHEQWGSVAQLAAEYETIAAAAQRDRWAALIRDSGLTEDQASAAVDSDAFGALTAELRRAEANHHDLDRLLPRLVAARGFSDADDISSVLHHRAARATARPARSGRVREVLRLIAGLVPAASGPMADDMRQALDERRDLIEKRADAVLDSALSEGAAWTKALGSPPRPQAKRHAWLRNARIVAAYRDRYGITDDTPLGPTPVATAQKIDAARAKAALDGARSVTVATEEAPGPPRGREPLGRWL, via the coding sequence ATGCGAGTGATATCCGCAGGTGACGGCTACAAGTACCTGCTGCGTACGGTAGCCGCCGCAGACGGCGACAGGTCGTTCTCGACGCCCTTGACTCGCTACTACGCCGAGGCGGGAACCCCGCCAGGCCAATGGCTCGGGTCGGGTGTCGCGTCCCTCGGGAGCGGCCAGCTCGCGGTGGGTGGTCGAGTGTCCGAGGCGCAGCTCCAGCTCCTCATGGGGATGGGCCGTGACCCGATCACCGGAGATCCACTCGGGTTAGCGTTCCCGGCCTACAAATCCGCCTCAGAGCGGATCGAGGCACGGATCGCAGACCTCGACCCAACAATGTCTCCCGGTGCGATGGGAGATGCGGTCGCGCAAATCCAGGCCGAGGAGACCGAGCGCGGGACGCGACGGGCGGTGGCCGGGTTCGACTTCACCTTCTCGATTCCGAAATCTGCATCCGTGTTGTGGGCGGTCGCAGATGCAGGGACGCAGGCGTTGATAGGGGAGGCGCACCATGGGGCAGTTGCGGAGGTAGTTGCATTCATGGAACGCGAGGTTGCAGCCACTCGCACTGGCGCAACCGCCGGCGACGGAGCCGTTGCGCAAGTCGATGTCACAGGCCTGATCGCGACGGCCTTCGACCACTTCGACTCCCGTGCTGGTGATCCCCACCTGCACACTCACGTCGTCATCTCTAACAAGGTCCAGACCGCTCTCGATGGGAAGTGGCGGAGCTTGGATGGGCGGCCGATGCACGCCGCCGTCGTCGCGCTATCCGAGTTGCACGAGGCCGTTTTCGCCGACCACATGACCCGCACTTTCGGTGTCGAGTGGGAAGCCCGTGACAGGGGTCGTGACCGCAGTCCCGCGTGGGCGATCAGTGGCGTGCCGGAAGAGTTGGTGGCCGAGTTCTCGACTCGTGCCCGGCACATTGATTCCGAGACCGACCGCCTCATCGCCGACTACGTGAGCAAACACGGTCGCCGGCCACCCCCGGCGACGATCCTGAAGCTGCGCGCCCAAGCAACCCTTTCCACGCGGCCCGACAAGGAGGTCCGATCGTTGGCTGACCTCGCTACCGAATGGCGATCGCGCGCCACCGACGTTCTCGGTCGGGACGCCACCACCTGGGCACGCAACCTCACGAACAACAACGGCTCGCTCCTGCTGCGCGCCGACGATGTGCCGCTGGAGATCATCGAAGGACTCGGTACTGCGGTGGTTGAGATTGTCGGCGAAAAGCGGTCGACCTGGCGGCGATGGAATCTGATGGCTGAGGCCTCGCGGCAGACGATGCACTGGCGTTTCGTATCCATGCGGGATCGAGAAGCGATCGTCGGGATGATTGCTGACGCTGCCGAACAGGCGTCGCTGCGGCTGACCCCACCGGACCTTGCCACCAGTCCGGCGGCATTGCGTCGTGTCGACGGAACCAGCGTGTTCCGGCCCAAGCACTCGACCGTGTTCTCCTCCGAGCTATTACTTGCCGCCGAAGACCGACTGCTCGACCGCTCTCGCACGCTGACGGCACCCACGGTCTCGGTGGGCTCCGTCGAGAAAGTCACCTCCCGGCCCGACGCCGAGGATCGGATGCTGAGTGAGGACCAGGCCGACGCGCTCATGAAGATTGCCGTCTCTGGCCGGGTGCTCGACGTACTGGTCGGCCCCGCCGGCGCGGGCAAGACGACCGCCATGAATGCCCTGCGCCGCGCGTGGGAAGTCGAGCACGGGAGAGGGTCCGTGGTCGGACTCGCGCCGTCCGCGGTGGCCGCGCAAGTGCTGGCCGACGATCTCGGCATCCAGACCGAGAACACGGCGAAATGGTGGCACAACCACCTCGTGCACGGGACCTCGTTCGACGCAGGCCAGCTCGTCGTCATCGACGAGGCGTCGCTGGCCGGCACCCTGTCTTTAGATCGAATCACGCGCCTGGCGGAGCGGGCCGGAGCAAAGGTGCTGCTGGTCGGCGATTTCGCCCAGCTCCAGTCCGTAGACGCAGGCGGCGCGTTCAATCTCCTGGTAGCCGACCGGAACGATGCGCCGGAGCTGGTTGACGTCCACCGCTTCACGAACGCGTGGGAGAAGACAGCATCACTCGCATTACGGCACGGACGCACGGCAGTGATCGGCACCTACCTCGACCACGACCGCATCCGAGGCGGTGAGGCCGATCTGATGACCGATGCCGCTTACTCGGCATGGCGAGCTGACAGAGATTTAGGACTTGCATCGGTGCTGGTCGCGGAGACCCGCGACCAGGCGACCGCGCTCAATACCCGCGTCCGCGCAGACCTCGTTCTCGACGGCACCTTGATGCCAGGCGCAGAAGTCGAACTCGCTGACGGGACGATGGCCGGCGCGGGGGACACGATCATCACCCGCCGAAACAACCGTCGACTCCGCAACGGCAAGGACTGGGTCCGTAACGGCGACGCCTGGGCCATCAAGGACGTCCGCGACGACGGCTCGGTCACCATCCGCCGAACTGGACGCCGCTTCGGCGGGGCGATCGTCCTTCCGGCTGCGTACGTGGCCGAGCACGTTGACCTCGGCTACGCCGTCACGGCCCATCGTGCACAGGGCATCACCACCGATACCGCACACGTCCTGGTGGAGCCGACCACGACGAGGGAGAACTTCTACGTCTCGATGACCCGCGGTAGGCGCTCCAACCACGCCTACGTGGTCCTCGACAGAGCCGACGACGACCACGCCGCCCCGCACCCGGGCGACAACCCCGACGCCACAGCACATTCCGTCCTCTACGGCGTCCTGCAACACGTCGGTGCCGAGCTGTCCGCGAACGAGACCATCACCAACGAACACGAACAGTGGGGCTCGGTCGCCCAGCTTGCCGCGGAGTACGAGACCATCGCGGCGGCCGCTCAGCGCGACCGCTGGGCGGCTCTCATCCGCGACTCTGGTCTTACCGAAGATCAGGCAAGCGCCGCTGTCGACTCCGATGCGTTCGGGGCTCTGACTGCCGAGCTACGTCGGGCCGAGGCAAACCATCACGACCTCGACCGCTTGCTCCCGCGTCTCGTGGCCGCGCGGGGATTCAGTGACGCCGACGACATCAGCTCGGTCCTCCACCACCGGGCAGCGCGGGCAACCGCACGCCCGGCACGCTCCGGCCGCGTACGCGAGGTACTGCGGCTAATCGCAGGACTTGTCCCCGCTGCGAGCGGTCCCATGGCCGACGACATGCGTCAAGCACTCGACGAACGACGCGACCTGATCGAAAAACGAGCCGATGCCGTGCTCGACAGCGCCCTCAGCGAGGGAGCCGCATGGACGAAAGCTCTCGGCTCGCCACCTCGCCCGCAGGCGAAGCGACACGCCTGGCTCAGGAATGCCCGCATCGTGGCCGCCTACCGCGACCGATATGGCATCACCGACGACACTCCTCTCGGCCCCACCCCGGTGGCGACCGCGCAGAAGATCGATGCCGCCCGTGCGAAGGCGGCGCTCGACGGGGCGCGTAGTGTCACGGTCGCCACGGAAGAGGCGCCGGGGCCGCCACGTGGACGGGAGCCGCTGGGCCGCTGGTTATGA
- a CDS encoding sulfate permease: MFRLIWALSVRTRYFLRRYMPTNILLDAIRNRRGLRWGVPAMALAIPYLYAASICAQLAENGGPGWLHLLVLLFIWNALKMAWIGPVSVFELLRVRIVKRRENHSRLPEPGSTVRVLVTA; this comes from the coding sequence ATGTTCCGACTCATCTGGGCCCTCAGCGTCCGCACCCGGTACTTCCTGCGCCGCTACATGCCCACCAACATCCTGCTCGACGCAATCCGCAATAGGCGCGGCCTGCGATGGGGAGTCCCAGCGATGGCGCTGGCGATCCCGTACCTGTACGCCGCGAGCATCTGCGCGCAGCTCGCAGAGAACGGCGGTCCCGGGTGGCTGCACCTCTTGGTGCTTCTGTTCATCTGGAACGCGCTCAAGATGGCCTGGATCGGGCCGGTGTCGGTCTTCGAACTCCTCAGAGTTCGGATCGTGAAGCGACGCGAAAACCACAGCCGGCTGCCTGAGCCCGGATCCACCGTCCGGGTTCTCGTGACGGCGTGA
- a CDS encoding IS1380 family transposase: MQSSHNLTAVFDDPNLVSCAGLAPTMALAQRAGLARLVTKHLTLEGDGSANAHLKIPALVAGMVAGADSIDDMDLLRHGGMDRLFTGVRAPSTLGTFLRTFTFGHVRQLDAIASRFLTGLTKQSPVLPGAHRIAYLDVDDTIKATHGYAKQGVGYGYNHVKGVNALIATLSTPLAAPVIVGTRLRKGNTNSARGAGKFVADALATSRAAGATGELIVRADSAYYGHDVAAAAHRSGARFSVTARMNTAVTAAISTISEESWVPIRYPNAIWDEDEQRLVSDAEVAEIPFTAFTSRRKSEHITARLIVRRVKRLNPTSVPAGQGELFPTYRHHGVFTDTPLPMLDAEVAHRAHAIIEQVHADLRSGPLAHAPSGSFAANSAWLVLAAIAFNLTRAAGALASLFHAKATTATIRDQLISVPARLARSARRLRLHLPEGWPWQYAWEVLFAATCAPPGTARN; the protein is encoded by the coding sequence ATGCAATCCTCTCACAACCTCACCGCCGTTTTCGATGACCCGAACCTGGTCTCCTGCGCCGGGCTGGCCCCGACCATGGCGCTGGCCCAGCGCGCCGGCCTGGCCCGGCTGGTCACCAAGCACCTGACACTCGAGGGGGACGGCAGCGCCAACGCGCACCTGAAGATCCCCGCCCTGGTCGCGGGGATGGTCGCCGGCGCGGACTCCATCGATGACATGGACCTGCTGCGCCACGGCGGGATGGACCGCCTGTTCACCGGGGTACGCGCTCCCTCCACGCTGGGCACGTTCTTGCGCACCTTCACCTTCGGGCACGTGCGGCAGCTGGACGCGATCGCCTCCCGGTTCCTGACCGGCCTGACCAAACAGTCTCCGGTCCTGCCCGGCGCGCACCGAATCGCCTACCTGGACGTCGACGACACGATCAAGGCCACCCACGGCTACGCCAAGCAAGGCGTCGGCTACGGCTACAACCACGTCAAGGGCGTCAACGCGTTGATCGCCACCCTGTCCACCCCGCTGGCCGCGCCGGTCATCGTGGGCACCCGACTGCGCAAGGGCAACACCAACTCCGCCCGCGGCGCGGGCAAGTTCGTCGCCGACGCACTGGCCACCAGCCGCGCCGCCGGCGCGACCGGCGAGCTGATCGTGCGCGCCGACTCCGCCTATTACGGCCACGACGTGGCCGCCGCCGCCCACCGGTCCGGTGCCAGGTTCTCCGTCACCGCCCGGATGAACACAGCTGTCACAGCGGCGATCTCGACCATCAGCGAGGAATCGTGGGTCCCGATCCGCTACCCCAACGCGATCTGGGACGAGGACGAACAGCGTCTGGTTTCTGACGCCGAGGTCGCCGAGATTCCCTTCACCGCGTTCACCTCCCGCCGCAAGAGTGAGCACATCACCGCCCGGCTGATCGTGCGCCGCGTCAAGCGCCTCAACCCCACCAGCGTGCCCGCCGGGCAAGGCGAGCTGTTCCCCACCTACCGCCACCACGGCGTGTTCACCGACACCCCGCTGCCCATGCTCGACGCGGAGGTCGCGCACCGCGCCCACGCCATCATCGAGCAGGTCCACGCCGACCTGCGCTCCGGTCCCCTGGCCCACGCACCCTCTGGCTCGTTCGCGGCGAACAGTGCCTGGCTGGTGCTGGCCGCGATCGCGTTCAACCTCACCCGCGCCGCCGGGGCCCTGGCCTCCCTCTTCCACGCCAAGGCCACCACCGCCACCATCCGCGACCAACTGATCAGCGTCCCGGCCCGGCTGGCCCGCTCCGCCCGCCGCCTGCGCCTGCATCTGCCCGAGGGCTGGCCCTGGCAGTACGCCTGGGAAGTCCTGTTCGCCGCCACCTGCGCACCACCAGGCACCGCGAGGAACTGA
- a CDS encoding helix-turn-helix domain-containing protein encodes MAEEHEVLTAEEAAALLRVSSKTLLSLARNGALPGEKVGRAWRFLKSDVLAYVRGDKDTKAREEQ; translated from the coding sequence ATGGCAGAAGAGCACGAAGTCCTGACAGCGGAGGAAGCCGCAGCTTTGCTCCGCGTCAGTAGCAAGACTCTTCTGTCCCTTGCGCGCAACGGAGCGCTCCCCGGGGAAAAGGTAGGGCGAGCTTGGCGATTCCTGAAGAGCGACGTCCTCGCCTATGTCAGAGGAGACAAGGACACTAAGGCGCGTGAGGAGCAGTGA
- a CDS encoding DUF1643 domain-containing protein — protein sequence MARSVGNADGPALCAVLLNPSFSGPHSVSHGNLRVAAEALGFCRVSIVNLVGLQTRNSRDLAELATTPDAWQAARPGIEDTIRKSDHLLFGWGDSRLRGIANTWKREQITWTVARAIEHGHQHVLMMDEKARHPSRWRQYVGPQRGLYTGSSIEHRFVQALRLHRTDSMLGRRQPDGGSIASMTLDTVDDITRFARVRTSA from the coding sequence ATGGCTCGCTCGGTCGGAAACGCTGATGGTCCCGCTCTGTGCGCCGTTCTGCTCAACCCATCGTTCTCAGGGCCTCACTCTGTCAGCCACGGGAATCTCCGTGTGGCCGCAGAAGCTTTGGGCTTCTGCCGAGTGTCGATCGTGAACCTTGTCGGACTACAAACTCGCAACTCTCGTGATCTAGCCGAGCTGGCGACCACTCCTGATGCCTGGCAGGCAGCACGGCCTGGGATCGAAGATACAATTCGAAAGTCGGACCACCTCTTATTCGGATGGGGTGACTCACGCCTACGCGGGATTGCGAACACCTGGAAACGTGAGCAGATCACATGGACGGTGGCGCGAGCGATCGAACACGGTCACCAACACGTCTTGATGATGGATGAAAAGGCTCGCCACCCGTCCCGGTGGCGGCAATATGTTGGGCCCCAGCGAGGTCTCTACACAGGCTCCAGCATTGAACACCGATTCGTGCAGGCTCTGCGGCTGCACCGGACGGATTCGATGCTTGGGCGCCGTCAGCCCGACGGGGGGTCGATTGCCTCGATGACACTGGATACGGTCGACGACATCACCAGGTTTGCACGCGTGAGGACTTCCGCTTGA
- a CDS encoding sensor histidine kinase codes for MADSVDETIVDTLRLEVHPSVVFKLGADLITDDMQALSELVKNSYDADGTRVRVVIDTNVLTDAVTGEVISEDSREQSDETPRATLRGSITIDDDGIGMDLEAIRRGWLTVSLSHKQEMKARGETTAKKRTPLGDKGLGRLGAQRLGDVLTLTTRTRNLAEESPPLKVSMIWSRFAAADSLNAVPIEVHRLPPGSLKPGTTLEIRGLRDPEFWKQNETNDLQRELAAMISPYEGVAGFRMTLAIDDKSINLRETAQSILAAAPISYSFNFDGRELSIEGRFTAEVLRPPQGRTDIATFDELIGFDNGYAFTEWLLNEKAKNGKALGVQLGDDKHFLTSTFSQKLEELSKVEMVGDAPVNPGAFHGEVSGIPLTRDTTSVFDKASDYREFVKALVGIKVYRDGFGVRVDDDWLGLGAKWTSGASYYSLRPGNVTGYVSISAKENAALEETTNREAFRDTPAYRNFYRLLTAWADYTGRVQEYLRRSYNEYRAERLGQAANIEPRATPEDLIRKATSQIDETSRLARQTANASSSIQQIQKATEELERQKEVSESTVFQDPALTNALDQTISRVRLAASEAEDLIRNLDSLLNEQESLKQGVELLAQQLDLAQEQISDAWESVALGLSAETLAHEVQHISDGLRARSAQITTYLNSINHKDQRVWTFVEHVRSSSGALSKQVSRLTPSLRYMRERRDDIAMSDEIETLRRYYLERWGANRLRMETNIVNDFSIRANSGKLTQVLDNLVLNSEYWLLQGLATKTIDEGVITVTVDEPHITIEDNGIGFDESIEELAFEPFITMKPAQQGRGLGLFVVRQILDSMDASITLAPDRNAQGRRSRLRLSFARALSSTRDA; via the coding sequence ATGGCTGACTCCGTAGACGAAACGATTGTCGACACGTTGCGGCTGGAGGTTCACCCTTCCGTCGTCTTCAAACTGGGTGCCGACCTGATCACCGACGACATGCAAGCTCTCAGCGAGTTGGTCAAGAACTCATACGATGCTGACGGAACCAGAGTCCGGGTCGTCATCGATACGAACGTCCTTACCGACGCGGTAACCGGTGAAGTCATCTCGGAAGACTCTCGCGAGCAATCGGACGAGACGCCCCGTGCGACACTTCGTGGCTCGATCACGATTGATGATGACGGCATCGGCATGGACCTTGAGGCAATTCGTCGCGGGTGGCTGACCGTGTCGCTTAGCCACAAGCAGGAAATGAAGGCGCGCGGCGAGACTACGGCCAAGAAGCGGACTCCGCTCGGAGACAAAGGGCTAGGTCGCCTCGGCGCCCAACGGCTTGGGGACGTGCTCACACTCACCACCCGCACGCGGAACCTAGCAGAAGAATCCCCGCCGTTGAAGGTGTCGATGATCTGGAGCCGATTCGCCGCTGCCGATAGCCTCAACGCCGTTCCGATTGAGGTACACCGGCTGCCGCCCGGATCGTTGAAGCCGGGGACGACGCTGGAGATCCGCGGCCTGCGCGACCCAGAATTCTGGAAACAGAACGAAACCAACGACCTCCAACGCGAGTTGGCAGCGATGATCTCGCCATATGAGGGAGTCGCCGGATTCCGGATGACTCTCGCAATCGATGATAAATCGATCAACCTCCGCGAGACTGCACAGAGCATCCTGGCTGCCGCACCGATCTCCTACAGCTTCAATTTTGACGGCAGAGAATTGTCCATAGAAGGCCGATTCACCGCGGAGGTTCTCCGTCCACCGCAAGGTCGGACCGACATCGCCACCTTTGACGAATTGATCGGTTTCGACAACGGCTACGCCTTCACCGAGTGGCTGCTGAACGAGAAAGCAAAGAACGGAAAGGCTCTCGGCGTCCAGCTAGGCGACGACAAGCACTTCCTCACGAGTACCTTCAGCCAGAAGCTAGAGGAACTGAGCAAGGTGGAGATGGTCGGTGACGCTCCGGTGAATCCCGGCGCGTTCCACGGCGAGGTGAGCGGAATCCCACTGACCAGGGACACCACTAGCGTCTTTGACAAGGCATCCGACTACCGAGAGTTCGTCAAGGCACTCGTTGGGATCAAGGTCTACCGCGACGGATTCGGCGTTCGGGTCGATGACGACTGGCTGGGCCTCGGCGCCAAGTGGACATCCGGCGCCTCCTACTACAGCCTCCGCCCCGGCAACGTCACGGGCTACGTCAGCATCAGCGCGAAGGAAAATGCTGCCCTCGAAGAGACAACTAACAGGGAAGCATTCAGGGACACTCCTGCGTACCGGAACTTCTACAGACTCTTGACCGCCTGGGCAGACTACACAGGACGGGTCCAGGAGTATCTGCGGAGAAGCTACAACGAGTACCGCGCAGAACGACTCGGACAAGCGGCGAACATCGAGCCGCGAGCGACGCCCGAGGACCTCATCCGCAAGGCAACCAGTCAGATCGACGAAACCAGCCGTCTCGCGCGTCAAACGGCGAACGCCAGTTCTTCGATCCAGCAGATTCAGAAAGCGACCGAGGAACTCGAACGACAGAAGGAAGTGAGCGAGTCCACGGTCTTCCAGGACCCGGCACTGACGAACGCCTTGGATCAAACGATCTCCCGGGTTCGTCTCGCTGCTTCTGAGGCCGAAGACCTCATCCGTAACCTTGACAGCCTCTTGAACGAGCAAGAGTCGCTGAAGCAAGGCGTTGAACTCCTCGCCCAACAGCTCGATCTGGCGCAGGAGCAGATTAGCGATGCATGGGAATCAGTAGCCCTCGGCCTCAGTGCGGAAACGCTCGCGCACGAGGTGCAGCACATCAGTGACGGGCTTCGAGCTCGAAGCGCGCAGATCACGACGTATCTCAACAGCATCAACCACAAGGATCAGCGGGTGTGGACATTCGTTGAGCACGTGAGATCGTCCTCCGGAGCGCTGAGTAAACAAGTCTCGCGTCTCACGCCATCGCTGCGATACATGCGCGAGCGCCGCGATGACATAGCAATGTCGGATGAGATCGAGACTCTTCGCAGGTACTACCTCGAACGGTGGGGCGCGAACCGATTGCGAATGGAAACGAACATCGTCAACGACTTCTCCATTCGCGCCAACTCGGGAAAGCTCACGCAGGTCCTCGATAACTTGGTTCTGAACAGCGAATACTGGCTTCTCCAGGGCCTAGCAACGAAAACGATCGACGAGGGCGTCATCACGGTGACTGTTGATGAGCCCCACATCACTATCGAGGACAACGGCATTGGGTTCGATGAGTCGATCGAGGAGCTTGCATTCGAGCCATTTATCACCATGAAACCCGCGCAACAGGGACGCGGACTGGGCCTGTTCGTCGTTCGACAAATCCTCGACTCGATGGACGCATCAATCACCTTGGCGCCCGATCGAAACGCACAGGGAAGGCGAAGCCGCCTTCGATTGAGCTTCGCACGAGCCCTATCGTCGACAAGAGATGCCTGA
- a CDS encoding Shedu anti-phage system protein SduA domain-containing protein, which produces MLNSDGQAGSLTTFPRWQLVADRLDTLVTGPSAEQLVVAKSLGVPLSGSLPAPVAAVVIRHHLSAELRIGFRAVDDVPEVLGDIEDELGVTRTESLITGTHEEVTAWFESRYILKTIRGLRALRPQVGDVVSSAGWKAGERRVISTIQDSGRIFMKLKPVRSAWPNNLETVERVGSPGYAAAVKSVGESVLNATVSASTNLDNFAPLAKYELKSHVPAPEAIRALEELLESGEKREEPLQKVLTQYPELLASTVVGGWKTFVIPKPRLGSEYVPDFLVLGINSVGPQWVTIEIEGARHKILTNKGKLAQQTRHAIEQVEDWREWLTRNVSYAQMEQGYHGLTTRAPGLVIIGRDDPAAERQASRARSEEAARIAVHSWDWLLRGARNLSGHALYKTKFAVDNLNEQVGKQVVSLPVSSASTFDELFAEDEDEEFNRLPW; this is translated from the coding sequence ATGTTGAACAGCGACGGACAGGCCGGGTCCTTGACAACGTTTCCTCGGTGGCAGTTGGTTGCCGACCGCCTCGATACGCTAGTAACCGGGCCCTCAGCCGAGCAGTTGGTCGTCGCGAAGAGCCTCGGAGTGCCGCTTTCCGGTTCGTTACCGGCGCCAGTCGCAGCGGTGGTGATACGTCACCATCTGAGCGCCGAGCTGAGAATCGGGTTCCGAGCGGTTGACGATGTCCCCGAAGTACTCGGGGACATCGAGGACGAATTAGGCGTCACCCGTACCGAGTCCCTCATTACGGGTACGCACGAGGAGGTGACGGCCTGGTTTGAGTCGCGCTACATCCTGAAGACGATTCGTGGCTTGCGTGCCCTGCGACCCCAGGTCGGCGATGTTGTTTCGAGTGCTGGTTGGAAGGCCGGTGAACGCAGGGTGATTTCCACCATCCAGGACAGTGGCCGTATCTTCATGAAGCTAAAGCCGGTTCGGAGCGCATGGCCGAACAATCTCGAAACGGTCGAGCGCGTCGGATCTCCGGGGTATGCGGCTGCGGTAAAGAGCGTCGGTGAGTCTGTGCTGAACGCGACCGTCTCAGCCTCCACGAACCTAGATAATTTCGCTCCTCTGGCGAAGTACGAACTCAAGAGTCACGTACCGGCACCGGAGGCGATTCGAGCGCTCGAAGAGTTGCTCGAATCAGGGGAGAAACGCGAAGAGCCGCTGCAAAAGGTGCTAACCCAGTATCCCGAACTGCTGGCATCAACCGTCGTCGGAGGCTGGAAGACCTTCGTGATTCCGAAGCCGCGACTTGGCTCCGAGTATGTGCCCGACTTCCTCGTCCTAGGCATCAATAGCGTCGGCCCTCAATGGGTGACGATCGAGATCGAGGGCGCGCGGCACAAGATTCTGACGAACAAGGGCAAGCTCGCACAACAGACGCGACACGCAATAGAGCAGGTTGAGGACTGGCGGGAGTGGCTCACTCGCAACGTGAGCTATGCGCAGATGGAGCAGGGCTATCACGGGCTTACTACCCGCGCTCCCGGCCTTGTCATCATCGGCCGCGACGATCCTGCAGCCGAGCGGCAGGCCTCTCGGGCACGGTCTGAGGAGGCCGCCAGAATCGCAGTGCACTCGTGGGATTGGCTGCTCCGAGGTGCGCGGAATTTGAGTGGACACGCTTTGTACAAGACCAAGTTCGCAGTGGACAACCTGAACGAGCAAGTTGGCAAACAGGTCGTTTCTCTTCCGGTGTCATCTGCGTCCACGTTTGATGAGCTTTTCGCTGAAGACGAGGACGAGGAGTTCAACCGACTGCCATGGTGA
- a CDS encoding DUF3775 domain-containing protein: protein MTEYSTEEMDAAREAAQKAVDTATSWDYSAGQTKIADKLREGLDAAGVTVDDEEFARLVTEIDAVAADESVGAPTVTSASPR, encoded by the coding sequence ATGACCGAGTACTCGACCGAGGAGATGGACGCGGCTCGCGAGGCCGCGCAGAAGGCGGTCGACACCGCCACCTCGTGGGACTACAGCGCTGGCCAGACCAAGATCGCGGACAAGCTGCGCGAAGGGCTCGACGCCGCAGGCGTCACGGTCGACGACGAGGAGTTCGCGCGTCTGGTCACCGAGATCGACGCCGTCGCCGCCGATGAATCAGTCGGCGCGCCCACGGTGACGTCGGCCTCTCCACGCTGA
- a CDS encoding helix-turn-helix domain-containing protein has translation MSDSTLTRGREATPFERKLLARQRPSDPLWRDLLGEELRRLRHEQGRTLGETADRAGISPQYLSEIERGRKEPSSEMIAAVGGALDVTLVDLTLAVAEAVRTPQRSRTTASVLALAA, from the coding sequence ATGAGCGACTCGACGCTGACCCGAGGCCGTGAGGCGACCCCCTTCGAGCGCAAGCTCCTCGCCCGACAGCGGCCGAGCGATCCCCTCTGGCGTGACCTCCTCGGCGAAGAGCTGCGCCGGCTGCGGCACGAGCAGGGCCGCACCCTGGGGGAGACGGCGGACCGAGCGGGCATCTCGCCGCAGTACCTCTCCGAGATCGAGCGCGGCCGCAAGGAACCCTCGAGCGAGATGATCGCCGCGGTGGGAGGAGCCCTGGACGTCACGCTCGTCGACCTCACCCTGGCCGTCGCCGAGGCGGTCCGGACGCCGCAGCGCTCTCGCACCACGGCGTCCGTCCTCGCCCTCGCCGCCTGA